The DNA segment CGATCTGGTCGACGATCTCGCGTACACGCTGGACGTCGTGGAGGCGGGCAGAGCCGCCCTCGAAGCGGGAGCCCCCGTGCTGTGTGACGCGAACATGATCGCGAGCGGCATCACCCGCAAGCGTTTGCCCTCAGGCAACGAGGTGTTGTGCACGCTGTCCGATGACAGGGTGCCCGCACTCGCCGAACGACTCGGCACGACCCGTTCGGCCGCTGCCCTCGACCTGTGGCGGGACCGGCTTGCCGGTTCGGTCGTCGCGATCGGCAACGCGCCCACCGCGCTGTTCCGCCTTTTCGAGTTGCTCGCCGAAGGCGCCGGGGTTCCGGCCGCGATCATCGGCGTTCCCGTCGGTTTCGTCGGCGCGGTCGAATCGAAGGAGGCGCTGATCGAGCGCGCACCGGCGCCGTATCTGACCGTGCGAGGCAGAAGAGGGGGCAGCGCGCTCGCCGTCGCCGCCGTCAACGCGATCGCCACCAAGGAGGAACTGTGAGCACCGGTGTGCTGTACGGGGTGGGACTGGGCCCCGGCGATCCCGAGCTGGTGACGGTTAAGGCGGCGAAGCTCATCGGCGCGGCCGACGTGATCGCCTACCACTGCGCGCGGCACGGCCGCAGCATCGCCAGGTCCGTCGCGGAGCCCTACCTCAGGGAAGGGCAACTCGAAGAGCGGCTGATGTACCCGGTGACGACGGAGACCACCAGCCATCCCGGCGGGTACGAGGGCGCGATCGCCGAGTTCTACGAGTTGTCGGCGAAGCGGCTGGCCGAACATCTCGACGCGGGCCGCGACGTGGTGTTGCTGTGCGAGGGCGACCCGTTCTTCTACGGCTCCTACATGTACATGCACGAGCGGTTGTGCGACCGGTACGAGGCACACGTCGTACCGGGCGTGACCTCGGTCAGCGCGGCCTCAGCCGTACTCGGGAGGCCACTCGTGCAGCGCGACGAGGTCCTGACGGTGTTGCCCGCGACGCTGCCGGCGCCGGAACTGGCTCGCAGGCTCGCCGACACCGATGCCGCCGCCGTGCTCAAACTGGGCCGCACGTTCGGCGCCGTGCACGAGGCGATGACCGAGTCGGGAAGGCTGGCCGAGGCGAGCTATGTCGAACGGGCGACCTGGTCGGCGCAGCGGATCGAGCCGCTGGCCGACGTCGATCCCGGTTCCGTTCCCTACTTCTCGGTCGCGGTCGTGCCGAGTCCCGCCTACGCGGCCCGCGCGTCGGCCCCCTCGGGCGAGGCCGAGCCGGTGAGGCAGACCGTGCGGCAGGGCGCGGTCACGGTCGTCGGTCTGGGCCCAGCCGGGACGCGCTGGCTGACCCCCGAGGTCGAAAACGCGCTCGCCGAGGCGGATCATCTCGTCGGCTACGGCCCGTATCTCGCGAAGGTCCCGCAGCGGCGGGGACAGCGCAGGCACGCCTCGGGTAACAGGGTGGAGGCCGAGCGGGCGGTGGAGGCGCTGGAACTCGCCAAGGGCGGAAGCTCGGTGGCCGTGGTGTCCTCGGGTGATCCCGGGGTGTTCGCGATGGCCTCGGCTGTGCTCGAACAGGCGGAGGCGCCCGCGTTCGCGGCGATCCCGGTGCGCGTACTGCCAGGGGTGACCGCGGCGCAGGCGGCCGCGTCACGCGTCGGAGCTCCGCTCGGCCACGACTACTGTGCACTGTCCCTTTCGGACCGGCTCAAGCCGTGGGAGGTGATCGAGCGCAGGCTCACCGCAGCGGGAGAGGCCGACCTGGTGCTCGCGATCTACAACCCGGCTTCGCGCAGCCGCACCACCCAGCTCGCCGCCGCGCGGGACGTGCTGCTGCGCCACAGGACAAGCGAGACGCCCGTCGTCGTCGCGCGCGACATCGGCGGCGAGGAGGAATCCGTGCGGATCGACACCCTCGGCGGGTTCGATCCGGCCACAGTGGACATGCGGTGCCTGCTCATCGTCGGTTCGTCGCGGACGAGGGTCCGGCGGCAGGCGGACGGCACCGAGCTCGTCTGGACTCCCCGCAACTACGACTAGGTCGGGTCTGATGATCCTCTGCCGTGCGAGCGGGGCTCAGCGGGTCGGCTGTGAGCCGTCCGGTTGCTGCGGTCCCGGTCCAGGCGACCACCAGCCGGGCCGCACTTCCTGGCCGCGCACGACGGTGGGAGCGTTGCCCTCGGTGTAGGGCTCGACCTCTTCGAGGGTGCCCCAGATCTGTCCTGGCGCGCCCTTGAGGTAGCTCGGCACCTCGGGCTGGTTGGCCAGCTCCTCCAGGATGCCGTTCGGGCCACCGGCTTTGTTGTCGGCCCAGTCGCCTTCGGTTGCCAGTTCGTTGGCCGTGATGTGGTAGGCGGGCACCTCGGCGATCCCGTCGGTGACCTTCATCGGGTTGAGGCACGGGTAGACGAACGACGTCGGCCAGTCCATGTAGACCGGTTCGTCGCCGACCCGTTCGGTGAGCGTGGTGAACGTCGGCACCCTTGGCGCCGTCGCGGCGACCCAGCCCTCCTGAGTGAGGTCGTTGTCCTCGGCCACGATCCGGGCCGCCGTCGCGTTCTCCGGTGCCTCGTCGAGGTTGAGCCGGACGTCGACCCATTCGTCGGTGCCCGCGCCCGGTTCGAGTACCGGCGTGCTCCTGACGATCTTGATGCCCTCCGGCGTCGGTTCCCCGTACTGCACGGCGACCTTCGTCGCCTTGCCCACGGGTGACCTAACGGCCGTGACGAGTTGCCCGCCCTCAGGACGTTCTCCGATGCCGTACCACTCGCTGCGCAGCCTGCCGGTCGGGTTGGCCGTCTCGTTGTAGCTGCTCCACATGGGAACGGAATCAGGGGTGAAACCGTGTGGTGGTCCCGCGATCGGGTCGCCGGAGACCATCGGCCGATCGTGGAACCCGACCTGGGTCGGTTCGTTGCCCTCCTGCCTGGAGGGCAGGCTGCCCGGCCTGCCGGGGGTTTCGGCGTCGGCGACGGTGCGCTGCTCTCCCGGCGGCAGCGGTACCAGCATGCTCGAAACGGGGTCCCGCTCGACCATGACGTAGTCGCCGAGCCCGCAGTTCTTGCCGAAGAGATGCGCGATGTTGGCCGCGCCGAGGCTGTAGCTCTCGCGTTGCTTGTGGATGGCCTTGGCCATGCTGCCGAACTCGGTGATCGCGACGAGCCCGCAGATGACCACGATGGCGAGCGAGCCGCGCCACAGCGCGAGCCCTCTGCGTTCGGGCAGCGGTCCCGGCAGGTCCGGCCGCTGGGCCTTGATGTTCTCAAGGAACGCGATGACGGCGGCGATCGCGGCGGCGAACAGCAGCAATGTGGACAGTCGGATACCGAGGATTTCGGGTGGCATGTTCCACCACGGCACACCGATGGCCGAGACGAACCAGTACGCGTTGGGTCCCGTCGCCGCGAGCGCGGCCACGACGAGCAGACCGGAAACGAACGCCGCTCTGTTGCGTTTGGATCTGAGCGCGGAACCGCTCGTCGCGAGCGCCGTCAGCGCGGCCATCGCGGCACCGACCGCCGCGAAGGCACCGAAGTGATGCGTCCACTTCGTCGGGGTCAGCGCCATCAGCAGGAAGAACAGCGCGACCGTTCCGATGAGCCTCCGGCTCGGTCCCAGCGCGGCGCCGGGAATGCGGCCCTTGCGAAGCAGGACCACGACACAGGCACCGACGCACAGCAGCAGCAACAACACGGGGAACCGCCTTGAGGCGGAACCGTCGACAGTGGAGCTGAACAGTTGCTGATACCTGAGCAGCTCCTGGAACCAGGAGAGACTGGGGCCGACCTCGTTGCGCAGCCTGGTGGCCTCGCTGACGGTGGCCCACGTCTGGTCGAAGAAGATCGCGAAGAGCACCACGACACCGGAGGCGAAGATCGGTGCGAATACGTGCGACCAGCCTTCCTTCGCCCGCTGCCGGAAGAGTTGGAACAGCGGCCTTCCCGCGACGATGAACGGCGCGACCGCGATGAGGCCCGTCGGCGTCGCGGCGAGGGTGAACGCCGCGGCGAGCAGACCGAGGCACACCGGAAGCATGCGGCGCGTGACCAGCGCCCGCTCGACGGCGCAGATGGCGAGCAGCGAACCGACCGCGGCGACCGGCTCGGGACGGACACCGTTGTTGTAGGGCATCCACCACACGAGGAACACGGTCGCCGCCGCCCAGCCTGCCGCCCGTGAGCGCCTGACCTCCTTGCCGAGGCGGGGCATCACCTCACGGGTGATGAGCAGCCAGCTGATGACGCCGAGCAGGAAGGAGGGCAGCCGGATCCACGGTGCGACGACGCTGACGTGCGCCATGGCCTGGTAGACGTGGTAGAACCAGCCGAACGGCGCCTCCGCGACGCCGAACCACCGGTGGTAGTTCGCGAGGAACCCCGCGTCCTCCGTGACTCTGGCCATGGAAAGGATGTAGCCGTCGTCGGAGGTCACCGGTCCGATGAAGACCCAAGCGCCGAGCGCGACGATGACCGCGATGTCTCGTCCGGTCAGCCGCCACCAGCCGACCGGAGCCCAGCGCGGGGCGCGGCGCGCGACCCCGGTGTCGAGCCGGTTGACCGCGATGAGACAGCCGATGATCGCCAGCACGCCGACGATGCCGACGGTGATTTTCAGTCCGGTCGCCGACGACTGGTACCTGGTGTCGGTCGTGATCTCGGCGGAGAGGCCGCTCGCGGAGTCCTCGGAGGTGATGGCGGTGTAGATGCCGAGCACCCTGGGGCGTACGTCGCCGCTCTCCTGGTACACCTCGGTGCCACCGACGGTGAGCGAGGTTTTGTTGGCGTCCGACGAAAAATGGACGTCGCAGCCCTCGGCTGGCAGCGGCTGGCGGGCGACCTGTTGCCCTCGGTTGTTCGCGGTGAGCAGTCCGTCGTTGACCCGCAACTGCATGCCTGCCCCGTTTTCCGTCCGCGCGGAGGGCACGGTGGAGAACAGGGTCGCCTCGCCCTGCGTGCGCGCGTCGAGGCCGCGCACCGTCTCGCAGGGAATGTGCACTTGCAGGTCTTGTGCCCAGTATCCGGTGAGCGGCGCGTTGACCTGTGTCGTGTCGCCGTTGACCGGCCACACGATCTTGGCGGTGTCCTGAACGACCGGCAGAAAGGGAAAAGCGAGCGCGCAGGCGGTGGCGACAAGACCGAGCACGACCGCGAGGCGCCGCCAGAATCGGTTGCGCTTCGCGGTGCTCGTCGGGGTGCCGGCGGAGGAATTCGATTCTCCGTCGGGATTTTGTGCTCGGACTGAGGTGGCGGGCCGCATCGAGGGCCACGCTAGCGGGCTACGTGGAGACAGCGCGCGTGGGGCTGGGTCATCACTCTTTCGAGGAATAGTGCAAGATCCAGTCCAACGCGGACCTCACATCGGTCACTTCGGACACTGCGGGACGTGGAGGTCGGCGCACGATCACGACGGGCAGGTCGAGGCGTCGTGCCGCGACGAGTTTGGCTTCCGTCATCGCGCCGCCACTGTCCTTCGTGACCACAACATTTATGCGATGTTCACGCAATAGTGCGGTTTCCGCTTCGACCGAATAGGGCCCTCTGCTCAGCAGGACCGTGATGTGCGGTGGTGGTACGGGAGTCGGCGGGTCGACACACCGCGCCAGGAACCACAGCGAGCTCAGGTGCGCGAACGCGCCCAGTCCTTGTCGTCCGCTGGTGAGGAATATCCGGTCGCCGAGTGAGGGAAGCAGCCGCGCGGCTGAGCCGAGATCGTCGGCCCAGTGCCAGGCGTCGCCGGGGCCTTGCCGCCAGCCGGGCCTGTGCAACCGCAGCAACGGGATGCCGGAGAGTTCGCTCGCGGTGGCGGCGGATTCGCTGATGCGTTCGGCGAAGGGATGGGTCGCGTCGACGACGGCCGTGATGTCGTGCTCGGCCAGCCACGACCGGAGCCCCGCGGGGCCACCGAATCCGCCGATCCGTACCTCGCCACGGGGCAGTCTCGGCGCGTTCACCCTCCCGGCGAGCGAGGAGACCACCGGCATCCCCCGCTCGGTGAGTTCGGAGGCGAGTTCCCTCGCCTCCGAGGTTCCGCCGAGGATGAGTACCCGAGGTGTGCCCACTGGCGGGCGGCGTTCCACACTGTCCACGGGTTCCGAGTGTGAACGAGTGACCGGCGAAACGAAACGAGAGTGCGAGGCGGGTGACCACGTCAGCTCCCGGTGAGCCGAGCGTCCTGCGCTACGGCTGGACGACGGGCGCGTGCGCGACGGCGGCGGCGACCGCGGCGTACACGGCCCTGCTGACCGGCGAGTTTCCCGATCCGGTCGAGGTGCTGCTGCCCAAGGGGCGGCGGCCGTTCTTCGCGCTGGCCACCGAGTCGCTGGAAGCGGGTGCCGCCACGGCGGGAGTGATCAAGGACGCGGGCGACGATCCGGACGTGACCCATGGCGCGCTCGTGCTCGCGACGGTCCGTGAGGGCGGACCCGGTGATGGCGTCGTGTTCAGAGCGGGTGAGGGAGTGGGAACGATCACCCTGCCGGGGCTGCCGTTGCCGCCTGGTGAGCCCGCGATCAACCCGGTACCGCGCAGGATGATGACCGAGGCGCTGACCAGGGTCGCGAACGCGGGCGGCCGGCCGGGAACACCGGACGTGATCGTGGAGATCTCGATCCCGCACGGCGAGGAAATGGCGCGCCACACCTGGAATCCACGGCTCGGGATTCTCGGCGGGCTCTCGGTGCTCGGCACGACCGGGGTCGTCGTGCCCTACTCGTGTTCGGCGTGGATCGACAGCATCCGGCGCGGAGTCGACGTCGCGAGGGCGCTCGGCCACCGGCACGTGGCCGGTGCGGTGGGCAGTACGTCCGAGCGGGTGGTCGCCGAACTGTACGGTCTGCCGGACACCGCGTTGCTCGACATGGGCGACTTCGCGGGCGCGGTGCTGAAGTATCTGCGACGGCATCCGGTGCCGAGACTGACCATCGGCGGTGGGTTCGCGAAGCTGTCGAAACTGGCGGCGGGGCATCTCGACCTGCACTCCAAGCGTTCCCAGGTCGATCTCGCTCTGCTGGCCGAACTCGCCGAGCAGGAGGGAAAGCCGGAACTCGCCGGGCCGATCACCGGGGCGAACACCGCGTTGCACGCGCTGGAGCTGGCCTCGGAAGCGGGGCTCGCGCTCGGCGATCTCGTCGCCGGGCGCGCGCTGCTGACCGCGGAACGGGTCATCGCCGAAGGCAAGCCGGAGACGCCGATCGCCGTCGACATCGTCGCGATCGACAGGGCGGGAACCATCGTCGGCAGGGCGGGACCCCTGCCCTGAAAGCCCTGAAAGCGCCTGTGGTCAGCGCCGCCGCTCCCGGGCAGCGGAGTAGAGGAAGCTGTCGGGAAAGTTCGTCGCGGCGAGCACCGTGCCGACGAAGATCATGGCCGCCTTGGAGATCCCGGCTTTCCTCGTCATGCCCGCGATGTCGCCGAGCGTGCCGCGCAGCACGATCTGTCCAGGCTGGCTCGCCATCGCGACGACGGCGACGGGACAGTCGGCGCCGTAGTGCGGGAGTAGTTCCTCGACGACCTTTTCGATCCGGTTGACCGCGAGGTGCAGTGCGAGGGTGGCGCCAGTGGCCGCGAGGGAGGCGAGGTCCTCGCCTGGCGGCATCGCGGTCGAGCGGGCTTGCGCCCTGGTGATGACGAGGCTCTGCGCGACGGCCGGAACGGTCAGTTCCCTTTTCAGTTCAGCAGCCGCGGCCGCGAAAGCCGGTACTCCTGGCGTGACGTCGTAGGACACGCCTGCCGCGTCGAGTCTGCGCATTTGTTCCGCGACCGCACTGTAGATCGAGGGATCGCCTGAGCAGAGCCTCGCGACGTCCATTCCGGACTCGTGCGCCGCGACCAGTTCGGCACAAATCTCGTCGAGGGTCAGCTCGGCCGTGTCGAGCAGCTTCGCCCCTTCCGGGCAGTGGCCGAGCAGTTCGGCTGGGGTCAGGCTGCCCGGATAAAGGCAGACGGAACACGAGGCGAGCAACCGCATGCCGCGCAGCGTGATCAGGTCGGCGGCGCCGGGGCCCGCGCCGATGAAATGCACGGTCATGTGCTGATGCTCCATTGCGTGATGGTGCGGGCGGGTTTCCAGCCGGTGAGCCCGCCGAGCGGGGCGGCGTGCTCGACCGAGAGCCGGATCAGCTCGCCGCC comes from the Prauserella marina genome and includes:
- a CDS encoding precorrin-8X methylmutase translates to MTDYIRDGGEIYRHSFATIRAEADLAILPDDVAGVAVRMIHSCGMVDLVDDLAYTLDVVEAGRAALEAGAPVLCDANMIASGITRKRLPSGNEVLCTLSDDRVPALAERLGTTRSAAALDLWRDRLAGSVVAIGNAPTALFRLFELLAEGAGVPAAIIGVPVGFVGAVESKEALIERAPAPYLTVRGRRGGSALAVAAVNAIATKEEL
- a CDS encoding precorrin-2 C(20)-methyltransferase — protein: MSTGVLYGVGLGPGDPELVTVKAAKLIGAADVIAYHCARHGRSIARSVAEPYLREGQLEERLMYPVTTETTSHPGGYEGAIAEFYELSAKRLAEHLDAGRDVVLLCEGDPFFYGSYMYMHERLCDRYEAHVVPGVTSVSAASAVLGRPLVQRDEVLTVLPATLPAPELARRLADTDAAAVLKLGRTFGAVHEAMTESGRLAEASYVERATWSAQRIEPLADVDPGSVPYFSVAVVPSPAYAARASAPSGEAEPVRQTVRQGAVTVVGLGPAGTRWLTPEVENALAEADHLVGYGPYLAKVPQRRGQRRHASGNRVEAERAVEALELAKGGSSVAVVSSGDPGVFAMASAVLEQAEAPAFAAIPVRVLPGVTAAQAAASRVGAPLGHDYCALSLSDRLKPWEVIERRLTAAGEADLVLAIYNPASRSRTTQLAAARDVLLRHRTSETPVVVARDIGGEEESVRIDTLGGFDPATVDMRCLLIVGSSRTRVRRQADGTELVWTPRNYD
- a CDS encoding arabinosyltransferase domain-containing protein; this encodes MRPATSVRAQNPDGESNSSAGTPTSTAKRNRFWRRLAVVLGLVATACALAFPFLPVVQDTAKIVWPVNGDTTQVNAPLTGYWAQDLQVHIPCETVRGLDARTQGEATLFSTVPSARTENGAGMQLRVNDGLLTANNRGQQVARQPLPAEGCDVHFSSDANKTSLTVGGTEVYQESGDVRPRVLGIYTAITSEDSASGLSAEITTDTRYQSSATGLKITVGIVGVLAIIGCLIAVNRLDTGVARRAPRWAPVGWWRLTGRDIAVIVALGAWVFIGPVTSDDGYILSMARVTEDAGFLANYHRWFGVAEAPFGWFYHVYQAMAHVSVVAPWIRLPSFLLGVISWLLITREVMPRLGKEVRRSRAAGWAAATVFLVWWMPYNNGVRPEPVAAVGSLLAICAVERALVTRRMLPVCLGLLAAAFTLAATPTGLIAVAPFIVAGRPLFQLFRQRAKEGWSHVFAPIFASGVVVLFAIFFDQTWATVSEATRLRNEVGPSLSWFQELLRYQQLFSSTVDGSASRRFPVLLLLLCVGACVVVLLRKGRIPGAALGPSRRLIGTVALFFLLMALTPTKWTHHFGAFAAVGAAMAALTALATSGSALRSKRNRAAFVSGLLVVAALAATGPNAYWFVSAIGVPWWNMPPEILGIRLSTLLLFAAAIAAVIAFLENIKAQRPDLPGPLPERRGLALWRGSLAIVVICGLVAITEFGSMAKAIHKQRESYSLGAANIAHLFGKNCGLGDYVMVERDPVSSMLVPLPPGEQRTVADAETPGRPGSLPSRQEGNEPTQVGFHDRPMVSGDPIAGPPHGFTPDSVPMWSSYNETANPTGRLRSEWYGIGERPEGGQLVTAVRSPVGKATKVAVQYGEPTPEGIKIVRSTPVLEPGAGTDEWVDVRLNLDEAPENATAARIVAEDNDLTQEGWVAATAPRVPTFTTLTERVGDEPVYMDWPTSFVYPCLNPMKVTDGIAEVPAYHITANELATEGDWADNKAGGPNGILEELANQPEVPSYLKGAPGQIWGTLEEVEPYTEGNAPTVVRGQEVRPGWWSPGPGPQQPDGSQPTR
- a CDS encoding cobalt-precorrin-6A reductase, which translates into the protein MDSVERRPPVGTPRVLILGGTSEARELASELTERGMPVVSSLAGRVNAPRLPRGEVRIGGFGGPAGLRSWLAEHDITAVVDATHPFAERISESAATASELSGIPLLRLHRPGWRQGPGDAWHWADDLGSAARLLPSLGDRIFLTSGRQGLGAFAHLSSLWFLARCVDPPTPVPPPHITVLLSRGPYSVEAETALLREHRINVVVTKDSGGAMTEAKLVAARRLDLPVVIVRRPPRPAVSEVTDVRSALDWILHYSSKE
- a CDS encoding cobalt-precorrin-5B (C(1))-methyltransferase; protein product: MTTSAPGEPSVLRYGWTTGACATAAATAAYTALLTGEFPDPVEVLLPKGRRPFFALATESLEAGAATAGVIKDAGDDPDVTHGALVLATVREGGPGDGVVFRAGEGVGTITLPGLPLPPGEPAINPVPRRMMTEALTRVANAGGRPGTPDVIVEISIPHGEEMARHTWNPRLGILGGLSVLGTTGVVVPYSCSAWIDSIRRGVDVARALGHRHVAGAVGSTSERVVAELYGLPDTALLDMGDFAGAVLKYLRRHPVPRLTIGGGFAKLSKLAAGHLDLHSKRSQVDLALLAELAEQEGKPELAGPITGANTALHALELASEAGLALGDLVAGRALLTAERVIAEGKPETPIAVDIVAIDRAGTIVGRAGPLP
- the cobM gene encoding precorrin-4 C(11)-methyltransferase, with the protein product MTVHFIGAGPGAADLITLRGMRLLASCSVCLYPGSLTPAELLGHCPEGAKLLDTAELTLDEICAELVAAHESGMDVARLCSGDPSIYSAVAEQMRRLDAAGVSYDVTPGVPAFAAAAAELKRELTVPAVAQSLVITRAQARSTAMPPGEDLASLAATGATLALHLAVNRIEKVVEELLPHYGADCPVAVVAMASQPGQIVLRGTLGDIAGMTRKAGISKAAMIFVGTVLAATNFPDSFLYSAARERRR